A portion of the Agrobacterium tumefaciens genome contains these proteins:
- a CDS encoding aldehyde dehydrogenase family protein: protein MTLSFDPDSLSLPIGHFIGDRLIPAKNGIDMHRPSDGIEYAGCPKADAALVDEAVQTAKAALKSSNWGGVRPRERTSVLQRWADLIEQEAETLAKIEALSSTRPVGHLIAGDIAVTAEQIRFFAEFADKEGGDLVPTDDTSVGMIMTEPYGVVGAITPWNFPVSMAGWKLGPALAAGNAVVLKPSEMTPFSSIFMAQLAIKAGLPAGLINIVLGDGPVTGNAITGHPEISKVSFTGSTAAGSAIMANIARTGVKPMTLELGGKSPQLVFADADIEKAAAAIAGNILSNAGQACVAGSRIIVEESVAEALSAAIIARMKTVKPGPTWDEATQYSPIISEVQRQRIDGIVQAAVAHGGECLTGGAIMDGPGYFYQPTLIANVDQTSPAVTEEIFGPVLTLQTFKTEEEALALADHPTYGLAAGLFSRDISRVMRLSRAIQAGTIWVNRYGRSRDHILPTGGYKRSGIGKDLGREAYLANRKSKSVLIGL from the coding sequence ATGACGCTCAGCTTCGATCCAGACAGCCTGTCCCTGCCGATCGGCCATTTCATCGGCGACCGGCTGATCCCGGCTAAAAACGGCATCGACATGCATCGTCCTTCGGACGGCATCGAATATGCCGGTTGCCCGAAGGCGGATGCGGCACTTGTCGATGAGGCGGTGCAAACCGCCAAAGCGGCACTGAAGAGCAGTAACTGGGGCGGCGTGCGCCCGCGTGAGCGCACCAGTGTACTGCAACGCTGGGCAGACCTGATCGAGCAGGAAGCCGAGACGCTGGCGAAAATCGAGGCGCTCTCCTCAACCCGGCCCGTGGGCCATCTGATTGCCGGCGATATCGCCGTCACTGCCGAACAGATTCGCTTCTTTGCCGAATTTGCGGACAAGGAGGGCGGTGATCTCGTGCCGACCGACGATACAAGCGTCGGCATGATCATGACCGAGCCCTATGGCGTCGTGGGCGCCATTACGCCCTGGAATTTTCCGGTGTCCATGGCGGGCTGGAAGCTTGGCCCGGCACTCGCAGCCGGCAATGCCGTAGTGCTGAAACCATCGGAAATGACGCCCTTCTCCAGCATTTTCATGGCGCAACTGGCCATCAAGGCAGGGCTGCCCGCCGGGCTCATCAACATCGTGCTGGGTGACGGGCCTGTGACAGGCAATGCCATCACCGGCCATCCCGAAATTTCCAAGGTCAGCTTCACCGGATCGACGGCAGCAGGTTCGGCCATCATGGCAAATATCGCGCGTACCGGCGTCAAGCCCATGACGCTGGAACTGGGCGGCAAAAGTCCGCAGCTGGTTTTTGCAGACGCCGATATCGAAAAAGCCGCCGCCGCGATCGCCGGCAACATTCTGTCCAATGCCGGGCAGGCCTGCGTTGCCGGCTCGCGCATCATCGTTGAAGAGAGTGTCGCAGAAGCGCTTTCCGCCGCAATCATCGCCCGCATGAAGACGGTGAAGCCCGGCCCGACCTGGGACGAAGCAACACAGTATTCGCCGATCATCTCCGAAGTGCAGCGCCAGCGCATTGACGGCATCGTGCAGGCGGCTGTCGCCCATGGCGGCGAATGCCTGACGGGCGGCGCGATCATGGACGGTCCGGGTTATTTCTACCAGCCGACCTTGATCGCAAATGTCGACCAGACCTCCCCTGCTGTCACAGAAGAGATATTCGGGCCAGTGCTGACCCTGCAAACCTTCAAGACGGAAGAAGAGGCGCTGGCGCTCGCCGATCATCCTACCTACGGTCTTGCCGCGGGTCTTTTCAGCCGCGATATCTCGCGCGTCATGCGCCTGTCTCGCGCCATCCAGGCAGGAACGATCTGGGTCAACCGTTATGGCCGCTCCCGCGACCATATCCTGCCGACCGGCGGTTACAAACGTTCCGGCATCGGCAAGGATCTCGGACGGGAGGCCTATCTCGCCAACCGCAAGAGCAAAAGCGTCCTGATCGGACTGTAA
- a CDS encoding tartrate dehydrogenase, translating into MKTHRIALIPGDGIGKSVTDAAWQVLNTAAKSSGFALEGTEFPWSCAFYKETGAMMPKDGIETLRGFDAILLGAVGWPAEVPDSVSLHGLLLPIRKAFVQYANIRPHRLLPGVQGPLKADGFDILCIRENTEGEYSGAGGRVHQGTEDEVAVETSIFTRKGVERILRFGFEQAQKRRGKLASVTKSNAQKYSMVFWDEVTQKLAAEYPDVEVSSYHIDAMAARMVMAPESLDVVVASNLFGDILTDLGAAIQGGLGFAASANINPNRTAPSMFEPVHGSAPDIAHLGIANPIAAIWSGAMMLEHLGEADAARRVMAALEKATGQGIGTVPGKDNTDVITAAVLAALD; encoded by the coding sequence TTGAAAACGCATCGCATCGCACTCATTCCCGGAGACGGCATCGGCAAAAGCGTGACTGATGCCGCCTGGCAGGTTCTCAACACCGCAGCAAAAAGCTCCGGTTTTGCGCTTGAAGGCACCGAATTCCCCTGGTCCTGCGCCTTCTACAAGGAGACCGGCGCGATGATGCCGAAGGATGGCATCGAGACCCTGCGCGGCTTCGACGCCATTCTGCTGGGCGCGGTCGGCTGGCCAGCGGAGGTGCCGGATTCGGTGTCGTTGCACGGCCTGCTTCTGCCGATCCGCAAGGCTTTTGTGCAATACGCCAATATCCGGCCGCACCGGCTTCTGCCCGGCGTGCAGGGACCGTTGAAAGCGGATGGATTCGACATTCTCTGCATCCGCGAAAATACCGAAGGTGAATATTCCGGTGCCGGCGGACGCGTGCATCAGGGCACCGAAGACGAGGTCGCTGTCGAAACCTCCATCTTCACCCGCAAGGGCGTGGAACGCATCCTGCGCTTCGGCTTCGAGCAGGCGCAAAAGCGTCGCGGCAAGTTGGCTTCCGTCACCAAATCCAACGCCCAGAAATATTCGATGGTGTTCTGGGACGAGGTGACGCAAAAGCTCGCCGCCGAATATCCGGATGTTGAAGTTTCCAGCTACCATATCGACGCCATGGCGGCGCGCATGGTGATGGCGCCGGAAAGCCTTGATGTCGTTGTCGCCTCAAACCTCTTCGGCGATATCCTGACTGATCTTGGTGCGGCCATTCAGGGCGGCCTCGGTTTTGCCGCCTCCGCCAATATCAATCCCAACCGCACGGCACCCTCCATGTTCGAGCCGGTGCACGGTTCGGCCCCTGACATCGCCCATCTCGGCATTGCCAACCCCATCGCCGCCATCTGGTCCGGCGCCATGATGCTGGAGCATCTGGGTGAGGCGGATGCGGCCAGGCGGGTCATGGCGGCGCTGGAAAAGGCGACCGGCCAGGGCATTGGCACCGTGCCGGGCAAGGACAACACAGACGTAATAACTGCCGCAGTTCTTGCGGCTCTCGACTGA
- a CDS encoding NAD-dependent succinate-semialdehyde dehydrogenase gives MQGLKDKELFRQTGLIGGEWKAAASGKTVDVIDPATQAVIGTVPDMGSVETRAAIEAANAAFVPWKKKTHAERAALLEKWFALMIEHIDDLGLMLTIEQGKPLEEAKGEIRYGASFVKWFAEEGRRISGGTIPSPTPDRRIVVLKEPVGVCGIITPWNFPNAMITRKVAPALAAGCTVVIKPSEFTPYSALALGVLAERAGIPAGVINIVTGMPTEIGNEIMANETVRKISFTGSTRVGSLLMRGAADSVKRLSLELGGNAPFIVFDDADLDLAIEGALVSKFRNGGQTCVCANRILVQASVYDAFAKKLADRVDAMRVGPGTELGVSIGPMINEPAIAKIRAHIDDAVSKGAEIITKPHDLPEGSQYTAPVVLTGATTAMRLASEETFGPVAPLFRFETEEEAIAIANGTPFGLAAYFYTESLKRAWRVGEALEFGMVGLNTGAISTEVAPFGGVKQSGLGREGAQVGIEEYLEMKTFHIGGLA, from the coding sequence ATGCAGGGCTTGAAGGACAAGGAACTCTTTCGCCAAACGGGTTTGATCGGCGGGGAATGGAAAGCGGCCGCATCAGGCAAGACGGTCGACGTGATCGACCCGGCGACGCAGGCGGTGATCGGCACCGTGCCGGATATGGGCAGCGTGGAAACCCGCGCGGCCATCGAAGCCGCCAACGCTGCCTTCGTGCCGTGGAAGAAGAAAACGCACGCGGAGCGCGCGGCGCTTCTGGAAAAATGGTTCGCGTTGATGATCGAACACATCGACGATCTCGGCCTGATGTTGACCATCGAACAGGGCAAGCCACTTGAAGAGGCCAAGGGCGAAATCCGTTACGGAGCATCCTTCGTCAAGTGGTTTGCGGAAGAGGGCCGACGCATCAGCGGCGGCACCATTCCCTCTCCGACGCCGGATCGCCGTATCGTGGTGCTGAAGGAGCCGGTCGGTGTCTGCGGCATCATCACACCGTGGAATTTCCCGAACGCCATGATCACCCGCAAGGTCGCACCTGCATTGGCGGCTGGCTGCACCGTGGTCATCAAGCCCTCGGAATTCACGCCCTATTCGGCCCTAGCGCTCGGCGTTCTCGCCGAACGTGCAGGCATCCCGGCTGGCGTCATCAACATCGTCACCGGCATGCCGACGGAGATCGGCAACGAGATCATGGCCAATGAGACGGTGCGGAAAATTTCCTTCACGGGCTCTACCCGTGTCGGTTCGCTGCTGATGCGCGGTGCGGCCGACAGTGTAAAACGACTGTCGCTGGAACTCGGCGGCAATGCCCCTTTCATCGTATTCGACGATGCAGATCTCGATCTCGCCATCGAAGGCGCGCTCGTTTCGAAATTCCGCAATGGCGGTCAGACCTGCGTCTGCGCCAACCGCATTCTCGTTCAGGCGAGCGTTTACGATGCGTTTGCGAAAAAACTGGCTGATCGCGTCGATGCCATGCGTGTCGGACCCGGAACGGAGCTAGGTGTTTCCATCGGTCCGATGATCAACGAGCCGGCAATCGCCAAAATCCGCGCGCATATCGATGACGCCGTTTCCAAGGGCGCCGAGATCATTACCAAGCCTCATGATCTGCCTGAAGGTTCGCAATATACCGCACCGGTGGTGCTGACGGGCGCAACAACCGCCATGCGGCTGGCGAGCGAAGAGACCTTCGGGCCAGTCGCCCCGCTCTTCCGCTTCGAGACGGAAGAGGAGGCGATTGCGATCGCCAACGGCACGCCCTTCGGCCTTGCCGCCTACTTCTACACTGAAAGCCTCAAACGCGCCTGGCGCGTGGGCGAGGCGCTGGAGTTCGGCATGGTCGGCCTCAATACCGGCGCGATCTCCACCGAAGTCGCCCCCTTCGGCGGCGTCAAGCAATCCGGCCTCGGCCGCGAAGGCGCACAGGTCGGCATCGAGGAATATCTGGAAATGAAGACGTTCCACATCGGTGGACTTGCCTGA
- a CDS encoding NAD(P)/FAD-dependent oxidoreductase — translation MKLVSYWHDTAPLFAGAAQGPVEGHYDVAVIGGGFTGLGAARQLAKAGARVVVLEGQRVGWGASGRNGGHLNNGLAHSYLSAKAELGKERAIALYKALDASIDTLESLIAEEGIDCNFRRAGKLKMASKPQHFESLAKNFEAVHAEVDPDTALLSVDDLKAEIGSPFYGAMLSKKSAMMHMGRYVAGLAQAASRHGAVIFENAAVTKQTQNGKTHTLETARGKVTADNVLVATGAYTPSGFGYFRRRIIAVGSFIIATRPLTDAEIKASVPGNRTYVNTMNIGNYFRLAPDNRLIFGGRARFSTTSDQRSDAKSGAILMDSLHRIFPQLAHVPIDYCWGGLVDMTKDRYPRAGFHDGVWYAMGYSGHGAQLSTHLGMIMADAILGRPDNNPLKGMDWPAVPGHFGKPWFLPLVGLYYKMLDKIQ, via the coding sequence ATGAAGCTCGTCTCCTATTGGCACGACACGGCGCCCCTGTTTGCGGGGGCGGCGCAAGGTCCTGTCGAGGGCCATTACGATGTGGCCGTCATTGGTGGCGGCTTCACGGGTCTGGGTGCTGCGCGCCAGCTGGCAAAAGCGGGCGCGCGCGTGGTTGTTCTTGAAGGACAGCGCGTCGGCTGGGGTGCTTCCGGGCGCAATGGCGGCCACCTCAACAACGGGCTGGCCCACTCCTACCTCTCCGCCAAGGCGGAACTCGGTAAGGAGCGCGCCATCGCGCTCTACAAGGCGCTGGATGCCTCGATCGACACGCTGGAAAGCCTTATCGCCGAGGAAGGGATCGACTGTAATTTCCGCCGCGCCGGCAAGCTGAAAATGGCTTCGAAACCGCAGCATTTCGAAAGTCTGGCGAAGAATTTCGAGGCTGTTCATGCCGAGGTGGATCCCGATACGGCTCTTCTGTCGGTTGACGATCTCAAGGCGGAAATCGGCTCTCCCTTTTATGGCGCCATGCTGTCCAAGAAGAGCGCCATGATGCATATGGGCCGCTATGTGGCCGGCCTTGCGCAGGCCGCCAGCCGCCATGGCGCGGTCATCTTCGAAAATGCGGCGGTGACGAAACAAACTCAGAACGGCAAGACACACACGCTGGAAACGGCGCGCGGCAAGGTCACCGCGGATAATGTTCTTGTGGCAACCGGCGCCTACACGCCCTCCGGCTTCGGCTATTTCCGCCGCCGCATCATCGCGGTCGGCAGTTTCATCATCGCCACGCGGCCGTTGACGGATGCCGAGATCAAGGCGTCCGTTCCGGGTAACCGCACCTACGTCAACACCATGAATATCGGCAATTATTTCCGCCTCGCACCGGACAACCGGTTGATCTTCGGCGGCCGCGCGCGCTTTTCCACGACATCGGACCAGCGTTCGGATGCCAAAAGTGGCGCGATCCTGATGGATAGCCTTCACCGCATATTCCCGCAGCTTGCGCATGTGCCAATCGATTATTGCTGGGGCGGACTGGTTGATATGACCAAGGACCGTTATCCCCGCGCCGGTTTCCATGACGGCGTCTGGTACGCCATGGGCTATTCCGGCCACGGCGCCCAGCTTTCCACCCATCTGGGCATGATCATGGCTGACGCCATTCTGGGCCGCCCGGACAACAACCCGCTGAAGGGGATGGACTGGCCGGCGGTGCCTGGCCATTTCGGCAAGCCCTGGTTTCTTCCCTTGGTAGGGCTTTACTACAAGATGCTGGATAAGATTCAGTAG
- a CDS encoding haloacid dehalogenase type II codes for MTIFRPKYITFDCHGTLIHFQMAEAARDLYGDRLGEAEMQQFIKDFSAYRLDEVMHDWKPYAEVVHNALSRTCKRNGVAFKDEDAVMVYERVPTWGPHADVPAGLAKVAKEIPLVILSNAMNSQIMSNVEKLGAPFHAVYTAEQAQAYKPHFKAFEYLFDMLGCGPEDILHVSSSFRYDLMSAHDLGIKNKVWVNRGHEPANPYYGYTEISDISGLAGVVGL; via the coding sequence ATGACCATCTTCCGCCCGAAATACATCACTTTCGATTGCCACGGTACGCTGATTCATTTCCAGATGGCAGAAGCTGCCCGCGATCTCTATGGTGATCGTCTGGGCGAGGCCGAGATGCAGCAATTCATCAAGGACTTCTCTGCCTATCGCCTGGACGAGGTCATGCATGACTGGAAGCCTTACGCCGAAGTCGTCCATAACGCCCTGTCGCGCACCTGCAAGCGCAACGGTGTGGCCTTCAAGGACGAAGATGCGGTAATGGTGTATGAGCGCGTTCCGACATGGGGTCCGCATGCGGACGTTCCGGCCGGTCTGGCGAAGGTTGCCAAGGAAATTCCGCTGGTCATTCTGTCTAACGCCATGAATTCGCAGATCATGTCGAATGTGGAAAAGCTTGGCGCGCCGTTCCATGCTGTCTATACTGCCGAACAGGCGCAGGCCTACAAGCCGCATTTCAAGGCTTTCGAATATTTGTTCGACATGCTCGGCTGCGGCCCGGAAGATATTCTGCACGTCTCGTCCTCCTTCCGCTACGACCTGATGTCCGCGCACGATCTCGGCATCAAGAACAAGGTCTGGGTCAACCGCGGTCACGAACCGGCAAACCCCTATTACGGTTATACGGAGATCTCCGATATTTCCGGTCTCGCGGGCGTCGTTGGACTGTAA
- a CDS encoding GNAT family N-acetyltransferase produces MQASLIDIQKFEPQHLDAAVELSRQAGWPHRREDWALVLSLSKGFVAIENGRVVGTAMATLLGDTCATVNMVIVDEAMRGRGLGRKLMQAVVDAAENRECRLTATAEGLPLYEKMGFVACGEVRQHQGIPTAADKPANVAWAETIVPAELAALDAQAFGADRTALFTELADRARFAVVQQHGAIMGFAGLRAFGRGEVIGPIVAETAEIAKDLIAFVVSERPGAFLRVDTTTETGLGPWLAEYGLAHVGGGIAMRRPKAETSADKKLKTFALTSQALG; encoded by the coding sequence ATGCAAGCCAGCCTCATCGATATCCAGAAATTTGAGCCGCAACACCTCGACGCCGCCGTCGAGCTTTCCCGCCAGGCCGGATGGCCACACCGCCGGGAAGACTGGGCGCTCGTCCTTTCACTGAGCAAGGGTTTCGTCGCTATCGAAAACGGTCGCGTCGTCGGAACCGCAATGGCCACGCTTCTGGGAGACACCTGCGCCACCGTCAACATGGTGATCGTGGACGAGGCCATGCGCGGCCGTGGTCTCGGACGCAAGCTGATGCAGGCGGTCGTCGATGCTGCGGAAAATCGCGAGTGCCGTCTGACCGCCACCGCTGAAGGCCTCCCACTCTATGAGAAGATGGGGTTCGTCGCATGCGGCGAGGTGCGTCAGCACCAGGGAATTCCTACGGCCGCCGATAAGCCCGCTAACGTGGCATGGGCAGAAACGATTGTACCGGCCGAGCTTGCCGCACTCGACGCGCAGGCATTCGGTGCGGATCGTACAGCACTCTTTACCGAGCTTGCGGATAGGGCACGGTTTGCGGTGGTTCAACAGCATGGCGCCATCATGGGTTTTGCAGGCCTTCGCGCCTTTGGCCGTGGTGAAGTCATCGGCCCGATTGTCGCGGAAACTGCTGAAATCGCGAAGGATTTGATTGCCTTCGTCGTTTCCGAGCGCCCCGGCGCATTCCTGCGCGTAGACACCACCACCGAGACGGGACTCGGTCCCTGGCTTGCCGAATACGGTCTTGCCCATGTCGGTGGCGGCATCGCCATGCGCCGGCCGAAGGCGGAAACCTCTGCCGACAAAAAACTGAAAACATTCGCGTTGACCAGCCAGGCGCTGGGCTGA
- a CDS encoding aspartate aminotransferase family protein: MLSNSLIELDRAHLVHPVSSFRGHEKLGVRVLKSAKGATITDMTGHQLIDGFAGLWCVNAGYGHDSIVEAAAKQMRELPYATAYFDIGSEPAIRLASELADRAPGDLNHVYFTLGGSDAVDSTIRFIRYYWHAKGQPQRDQFISIEQGYHGSTTAGSGLTALPAFHAGFGVPYDWQHKIPSHYAYRNPVGSDPAAIIASSLQILKDKIEAIGPERVAAFYAEPIQGSGGVLVPPPGWIKAMRELCRSYGILFVADEVITGFGRTGPLFACADEDIVPDFITAAKGLTSGYVPMGAVFMADHVYDTIADFAGDAAVGHGYTYSAHPVSAAVGLEVLKLYEGGLLENGRRAGQRLMAGLEGLRSHPLVGDVRGRGMLAAIELVTDKEKKTPLPAAAAPARKVFDRAWENGLIVRAFANGILGYAPPLCCTDDEIDAIIERTRKTLDQTLEDPAVRAAMA; this comes from the coding sequence ATGTTAAGCAATTCACTGATCGAGCTCGACCGCGCCCATCTGGTGCACCCTGTCTCTTCCTTCCGCGGCCATGAAAAGCTTGGCGTTCGCGTGCTGAAATCGGCAAAGGGTGCCACGATTACCGACATGACCGGCCACCAGCTGATCGACGGTTTTGCCGGCCTCTGGTGCGTCAATGCAGGCTATGGCCATGACAGCATCGTGGAAGCGGCGGCAAAGCAGATGCGTGAACTGCCCTATGCCACTGCCTATTTCGACATTGGCAGCGAACCCGCCATCCGCCTCGCCTCCGAACTCGCCGACCGCGCGCCCGGCGATCTCAACCACGTCTATTTCACGCTTGGCGGATCCGACGCGGTGGACAGCACCATCCGCTTCATCCGCTATTACTGGCACGCCAAAGGCCAGCCGCAGCGCGACCAGTTCATTTCCATCGAACAGGGTTATCACGGCTCCACCACCGCCGGTTCAGGCCTGACTGCGCTGCCTGCCTTCCATGCAGGTTTCGGCGTGCCTTACGATTGGCAGCACAAAATTCCGTCTCACTATGCCTATCGCAATCCGGTCGGCAGCGACCCCGCCGCCATCATCGCCTCTTCCCTGCAAATCCTGAAGGACAAGATCGAGGCTATCGGCCCGGAGCGGGTCGCCGCCTTTTATGCCGAGCCCATTCAGGGCTCCGGTGGCGTTCTGGTGCCGCCGCCTGGCTGGATCAAGGCCATGCGAGAACTCTGCCGTTCCTACGGCATTCTCTTCGTTGCCGACGAAGTCATCACCGGCTTCGGCCGCACGGGACCACTGTTTGCCTGTGCCGACGAAGATATCGTGCCGGACTTCATCACAGCCGCCAAGGGTCTGACTTCGGGCTATGTGCCGATGGGCGCCGTCTTCATGGCCGACCATGTTTATGATACAATAGCCGACTTCGCCGGCGATGCCGCGGTCGGGCACGGTTATACCTATTCCGCCCATCCCGTCAGTGCCGCCGTTGGTCTCGAAGTGCTGAAACTTTACGAGGGCGGGCTGCTGGAAAACGGCCGGCGCGCCGGTCAGCGGCTGATGGCCGGGCTGGAAGGATTGAGAAGCCATCCGCTGGTTGGCGATGTACGTGGCCGGGGCATGCTTGCCGCTATCGAACTCGTGACCGACAAAGAGAAGAAAACCCCGCTGCCGGCTGCGGCGGCCCCTGCACGCAAGGTTTTTGACCGCGCCTGGGAAAACGGCCTCATCGTGCGCGCCTTCGCCAACGGCATCCTCGGCTATGCGCCGCCGCTGTGTTGCACCGATGACGAGATCGACGCCATTATAGAGCGGACGCGGAAAACCCTCGACCAGACGCTCGAGGACCCGGCAGTGCGGGCCGCCATGGCCTGA
- a CDS encoding HAD-IA family hydrolase, with translation MPKKLSDFKYMSFDVVGTLIDFEGGMKSTLIQIGAENGVEVDGEKALGLYRAARYSDATDLFPDDLVRVYLIIAPELGLPAERALGERLRDAAKNWKGFEDSRAAMAELAKTHRLIAMTNAQRWAFEYFSKELGSPFYAAFTADDTGTEKPDPAFFEKVFAFVESEGASKDDILHVAQSQYHDIGISRKLGMTNCWIERRHAQKGYGGTIEPENFTEPDYHFTSMAGLAEATRHSGR, from the coding sequence TTGCCCAAGAAACTGAGCGACTTCAAATATATGAGCTTCGACGTGGTGGGAACTCTCATCGATTTCGAAGGTGGCATGAAATCGACCCTGATCCAGATCGGCGCTGAAAACGGCGTTGAGGTCGACGGTGAAAAGGCGCTCGGCCTTTACCGCGCGGCGCGTTACTCCGACGCCACCGATCTGTTTCCGGACGATCTCGTCCGCGTCTACCTGATCATCGCTCCGGAACTCGGTTTGCCGGCGGAGCGCGCTCTGGGTGAGCGCCTGCGCGACGCAGCAAAAAACTGGAAAGGCTTTGAAGACAGTCGTGCCGCGATGGCCGAGCTTGCAAAAACGCATCGTCTCATTGCCATGACCAACGCCCAGCGCTGGGCCTTCGAGTATTTCTCGAAGGAACTCGGTAGTCCCTTTTACGCCGCTTTCACAGCGGATGATACCGGCACGGAAAAGCCGGATCCCGCATTCTTCGAGAAGGTTTTCGCCTTCGTTGAAAGCGAAGGCGCATCGAAGGACGACATTCTGCACGTTGCGCAGAGCCAGTACCACGATATCGGCATTTCACGGAAACTCGGGATGACCAATTGCTGGATAGAGCGCCGCCACGCCCAGAAGGGATATGGCGGCACCATCGAGCCGGAGAACTTTACCGAACCGGACTACCACTTCACCTCGATGGCCGGCCTTGCCGAGGCCACGAGACACTCGGGCCGCTGA
- a CDS encoding ABC transporter substrate-binding protein translates to MSDRITNWTRSDDAAVEQAIRRGATRRELLHMMLAGGVALSAGSAILGRASQALAATPVSGGTLKAAGWSSSTADTLDPAKASLSTDYVRCCALYNRLSFLDVSGTPQMELAESIETKDAKTWTVKLRSGVTFHDGKALTADDVVYSLKRHLDPAVGSKVAKIAAQMTGFKAIDKSTVEITLANANADLPAILALHHFMIVADGATDFSKGNGTGAFKLEKFEPGVRSIMSKNTNYWKQGGPHVDSFEFFAIAEDNARVNALISGDIHLAAAINPRSLRLLDKQEGIVLSKGTSGNYTNLNMRLDQTPGNNADFIAGMKSIVNREQIVKAALRGLGEVGNDQPVPPMSPYHNPDLKPKAFDPDKAKFHFEKAGLIGQSIPVITSDAANSAVDMAMIIQASAAEIGVKLDVQRVPSDGYWSNYWLKAPIHFGNINPRPTPDILFSLLYASDAPWNESQYKSPKFDKMMLEARGMLDMDKRKQIYFEMEKMIADEAGTIIPAYITNVDAITSKLKGLEANPLGGMMGYAFAEYVWLEA, encoded by the coding sequence ATGAGTGACAGGATTACAAATTGGACCCGCTCTGACGATGCCGCCGTTGAACAGGCTATCCGTCGCGGCGCGACGCGGCGAGAGCTGCTTCACATGATGCTGGCCGGCGGCGTAGCACTTTCCGCCGGTTCGGCCATTCTCGGCCGCGCCTCGCAGGCGCTGGCGGCCACTCCCGTTTCCGGCGGCACGCTGAAGGCGGCCGGCTGGTCCTCCTCCACGGCCGACACGCTCGATCCCGCAAAAGCCTCGCTTTCGACGGATTACGTTCGTTGCTGCGCGCTCTATAACCGGCTGAGCTTCCTCGATGTTTCCGGCACGCCCCAGATGGAGCTGGCCGAATCCATCGAAACGAAGGACGCCAAGACCTGGACCGTGAAGCTGCGTTCCGGCGTCACCTTCCATGACGGCAAGGCACTGACCGCCGATGACGTGGTCTATTCGCTGAAGCGTCACCTTGACCCGGCCGTCGGTTCGAAGGTCGCCAAGATCGCCGCCCAGATGACCGGCTTCAAGGCGATCGACAAGAGCACCGTCGAGATCACGCTGGCAAACGCGAATGCAGACCTGCCGGCCATCCTGGCATTGCATCACTTCATGATCGTTGCCGATGGCGCGACCGATTTCTCCAAGGGGAACGGCACCGGTGCCTTCAAGCTGGAGAAATTCGAACCCGGCGTCCGCTCGATCATGTCGAAAAACACCAATTACTGGAAACAGGGTGGTCCGCACGTCGATAGCTTCGAATTTTTCGCGATTGCCGAAGACAATGCCCGCGTTAACGCCCTCATTTCGGGCGATATCCACCTCGCAGCGGCTATCAATCCGCGTTCGCTGCGCCTGCTCGACAAGCAGGAAGGCATCGTTCTGTCAAAGGGAACGTCCGGCAACTACACCAACCTCAATATGCGGCTGGACCAGACGCCCGGCAACAATGCCGATTTCATCGCCGGCATGAAGTCGATCGTCAACCGCGAGCAGATCGTCAAGGCGGCTCTGCGTGGCCTCGGTGAAGTCGGTAACGACCAGCCAGTGCCGCCCATGAGTCCCTACCACAATCCGGACCTCAAGCCGAAGGCCTTCGATCCTGATAAGGCGAAGTTCCACTTTGAAAAAGCGGGTCTTATCGGTCAGTCCATCCCGGTCATCACCTCGGATGCTGCAAACTCTGCCGTGGACATGGCGATGATCATCCAGGCGTCGGCCGCAGAAATCGGTGTAAAGCTGGATGTGCAGCGCGTTCCCTCGGACGGTTACTGGAGCAATTACTGGCTCAAGGCGCCTATTCACTTCGGCAACATCAACCCGCGCCCAACCCCGGATATTCTGTTCTCGCTGCTTTACGCCTCCGACGCGCCGTGGAACGAAAGCCAGTACAAGTCGCCGAAGTTCGACAAGATGATGCTCGAAGCACGCGGTATGCTGGACATGGACAAGCGCAAGCAGATCTACTTCGAAATGGAAAAGATGATCGCCGACGAAGCCGGCACCATCATTCCCGCCTATATCACCAATGTCGACGCCATCACCTCCAAGCTGAAGGGTCTGGAAGCCAATCCGCTCGGCGGCATGATGGGTTACGCGTTTGCTGAATACGTCTGGCTCGAGGCCTGA